A genome region from Rhodopseudomonas boonkerdii includes the following:
- a CDS encoding ABC transporter substrate-binding protein, whose amino-acid sequence MSLFKRIACATALAGLLFASPASAQNKKVVLSQAFQSMLYLPLYVAINEGFFTQQGLDLTKETAGSPTVALSAVISGSAQFSIHGPEWTAIAASKGAPVGIIANVVNGAAVWLAAAPDFDFRDIKSLKGQKVVTGTMPTTSTSLFLKLLKENGMDGKTDVEMIQVAIGTEPGPFLAKQAPVAVMYEPGLDQVVAKGMKVVFGFPKTYGAYAFSSVTARNDVNPDLAQRVTNAMEMAMRFMAKNEARTVAIAQKEFPSLEPTVVEAAVKRMLADGVYPPSVDITAPSLKVSMDTQIALGNLAAQPDYDKFVVRKYIEPALAMK is encoded by the coding sequence ATGTCGTTGTTCAAGCGTATCGCCTGCGCCACCGCGCTGGCAGGATTGCTTTTTGCCTCGCCGGCCTCGGCACAGAACAAAAAGGTGGTGCTCTCGCAGGCCTTCCAGTCGATGCTCTATCTGCCGCTCTATGTCGCCATCAATGAGGGCTTCTTCACCCAGCAGGGTCTCGACCTCACCAAGGAAACCGCGGGATCGCCGACGGTTGCCTTGTCGGCGGTGATCTCCGGCAGTGCGCAATTCTCGATCCACGGGCCGGAATGGACCGCGATCGCGGCCTCCAAGGGAGCGCCGGTGGGCATCATCGCCAATGTCGTCAATGGCGCCGCCGTCTGGCTCGCCGCAGCGCCGGATTTCGATTTCAGGGACATCAAGAGCCTGAAGGGCCAGAAGGTCGTCACCGGCACCATGCCGACCACAAGCACGTCGCTCTTCCTGAAGCTGCTCAAGGAAAACGGCATGGATGGCAAGACCGACGTGGAGATGATCCAGGTCGCCATCGGTACAGAGCCCGGCCCGTTCCTCGCCAAGCAGGCGCCCGTCGCCGTGATGTATGAGCCGGGTCTTGACCAGGTCGTCGCCAAGGGCATGAAGGTCGTGTTTGGCTTCCCGAAGACCTATGGCGCCTATGCGTTCTCGTCGGTGACCGCGCGCAACGACGTCAATCCTGATCTTGCCCAGCGCGTCACCAATGCGATGGAGATGGCGATGCGCTTCATGGCCAAGAACGAGGCCCGCACCGTCGCTATCGCGCAGAAGGAATTCCCGTCGCTGGAGCCGACCGTGGTTGAAGCCGCCGTCAAGCGCATGCTGGCCGATGGGGTCTATCCGCCGAGCGTCGACATCACGGCACCATCGCTCAAAGTGTCGATGGACACCCAGATTGCACTCGGTAATCTCGCAGCACAGCCGGACTACGACAAATTCGTGGTGCGGAAATATATCGAGCCGGCATTGGCGATGAAGTGA
- a CDS encoding class I adenylate-forming enzyme family protein — MLEFVTLDALVRNTAERVPQKTAVIDPDRAINYADFNALIDRVAASLQASGLKPQDVISICALSSIEYAATFLGALRAGVAVAPLAPSSTPSDFAAMVKDAAAKILFMDNSTADSFATADVDPAIQRVALDGGKAGKAFEAWLAPEGSRPQPVTIDPEWVFNIIYSSGTTGTPKGIVHTMWMRWRQYGQLDPLGFGPDAVTVLSTPLYSNTTLVCFNPTLAGGGTLVLMKKFDARGFLELSAKHRATHAMLVPVQYRRIMAVEDFDSFDLSSFVMKFSTSAPFAAALKADVLKRWPGGLTEYYGMTEGGGTCMLLAHEHPDKLHTVGQPAPDHDIRLIDENGNFVAQGEIGEVVGHSPVIMQGYLNQPGKTAETFWRDASGKLYVRTGDVGRFDEDGFLTLMDRKKDMVISGGFNIYPSDLEAVLVQHEAVLEAAVVAMPSEEWGETPVAFVVLRPGKSVDPAELKGWANERLGKFQRLNDVVMVDVLPRSAIGKVLKRELRDRRLSGDLSA; from the coding sequence ATGCTCGAATTCGTCACGCTCGACGCGCTGGTCCGGAACACCGCCGAGCGGGTGCCGCAGAAGACAGCTGTCATTGATCCCGACCGCGCGATCAACTATGCCGATTTCAACGCGCTGATCGATCGCGTCGCCGCGTCGCTTCAAGCGAGCGGACTGAAACCGCAGGACGTGATTTCGATCTGCGCACTCTCGTCGATCGAATACGCGGCCACCTTCCTGGGCGCGCTGCGTGCCGGTGTCGCTGTGGCGCCGCTGGCACCGTCGTCCACGCCGTCCGATTTCGCCGCGATGGTGAAGGATGCGGCTGCAAAGATCCTGTTCATGGATAATTCGACCGCGGACAGCTTTGCCACGGCAGATGTCGATCCGGCTATCCAGCGTGTGGCGCTCGATGGCGGCAAAGCTGGAAAGGCGTTCGAAGCGTGGCTCGCCCCCGAGGGCAGCAGGCCTCAGCCGGTCACGATCGACCCGGAATGGGTATTCAATATCATCTATTCCTCGGGTACGACGGGAACGCCGAAAGGCATCGTGCACACGATGTGGATGCGCTGGCGGCAATACGGCCAGCTCGATCCGCTCGGTTTTGGGCCGGACGCGGTCACCGTGCTGTCGACGCCGCTTTATTCCAACACCACGTTGGTCTGCTTCAATCCGACGCTCGCGGGCGGCGGCACGCTCGTGCTGATGAAGAAGTTCGATGCACGGGGGTTCCTCGAACTCAGTGCGAAGCATCGCGCGACCCACGCGATGCTGGTGCCGGTGCAGTATCGCCGCATCATGGCGGTCGAGGACTTCGACAGCTTCGACCTCTCGTCCTTCGTTATGAAGTTCTCGACGTCGGCGCCCTTCGCAGCGGCGCTGAAGGCTGATGTGCTGAAACGCTGGCCAGGCGGTCTGACGGAGTATTACGGCATGACCGAGGGTGGTGGCACCTGCATGCTGCTGGCCCACGAACATCCGGACAAGCTGCACACCGTAGGCCAGCCGGCACCGGATCACGATATTCGGCTCATTGACGAGAACGGGAATTTCGTCGCGCAAGGCGAGATCGGTGAGGTGGTCGGACATTCTCCGGTGATCATGCAGGGCTATCTTAATCAGCCCGGCAAGACCGCCGAGACATTCTGGCGCGATGCATCCGGCAAACTCTATGTCCGCACGGGCGATGTGGGTCGGTTCGACGAGGACGGTTTCCTGACGCTGATGGATCGCAAGAAAGACATGGTTATTTCCGGCGGCTTCAACATCTATCCAAGCGATCTGGAGGCGGTGCTTGTCCAGCATGAAGCCGTGCTCGAAGCGGCGGTGGTTGCGATGCCGTCGGAGGAGTGGGGCGAAACGCCGGTGGCTTTCGTGGTGCTGCGGCCCGGTAAATCCGTGGATCCCGCAGAGCTCAAGGGGTGGGCCAATGAGCGGCTCGGTAAATTCCAGCGACTCAATGATGTGGTGATGGTCGATGTTCTTCCACGCAGCGCCATCGGCAAGGTGTTGAAGCGGGAACTGCGCGATCGTCGGCTGTCGGGCGATCTGTCGGCCTGA
- a CDS encoding rhodanese-related sulfurtransferase, which translates to MYKVAALYQFAALPDFRQLQAPLRALCDLLGIKGSLLLASEGINGTVAGKDAEIDALVRELQSGVLFGNRLTNLELKFSRASMMPFLHMKVRSKKEIVTLGDPLTDPTKCVGTYVDAADWNTLIAAGDTLVLDTRNAFEVAMGTFDGAIDPQIASFSQFKDFVARTLDPAKHKKIAMFCTGGIRCEKASSYMLAHGFAEVYHLKGGILQYLEDIPESESLWRGDCFVFDQRIALGHGLKESQPIRKGLPINSEDFALTREAADE; encoded by the coding sequence ATGTACAAAGTTGCGGCCCTCTATCAATTTGCTGCCCTGCCTGACTTTCGTCAATTGCAGGCGCCCCTGCGCGCGCTATGCGATCTGCTCGGGATCAAGGGCAGCCTGCTACTGGCCAGCGAAGGCATCAATGGCACCGTAGCCGGCAAGGATGCCGAGATCGACGCGCTGGTGCGCGAACTTCAAAGCGGCGTTCTGTTCGGCAACCGGCTCACCAATCTCGAACTGAAGTTCTCCCGCGCCAGTATGATGCCATTCCTGCATATGAAGGTGCGGTCGAAGAAGGAGATCGTCACTCTCGGAGATCCGCTTACCGATCCCACCAAGTGCGTCGGCACCTACGTGGACGCTGCCGACTGGAACACGTTGATCGCTGCTGGGGATACGCTGGTGCTCGACACCCGCAACGCGTTCGAAGTGGCGATGGGGACGTTCGACGGCGCGATCGATCCCCAGATCGCCAGCTTCAGCCAGTTCAAGGATTTCGTCGCGCGCACGCTCGATCCGGCGAAGCACAAGAAGATCGCCATGTTCTGCACCGGTGGCATCCGCTGCGAGAAAGCAAGCTCCTATATGCTCGCCCATGGTTTCGCCGAGGTTTATCATCTCAAGGGCGGAATCCTGCAATATCTCGAGGACATTCCCGAAAGCGAAAGTTTGTGGCGCGGCGACTGTTTCGTGTTCGACCAACGTATCGCGCTCGGTCACGGCCTCAAGGAAAGCCAACCGATCCGCAAAGGCCTGCCGATCAATTCGGAAGATTTTGCACTTACGCGCGAGGCCGCAGATGAATGA
- a CDS encoding thiamine pyrophosphate-dependent enzyme, translating into MSKTVADDLVHVLEQIGVQQIFGLVADSLNPLADSVRRSKIEWVGVRHEEGAALAAAGQAKLTGKLGVCAGSTGPGSTHLVAGLYEAARDHAPVLALSGDMARAMKGTDFFQTTEPDLLFRDVSLYTQTVTTAAQAPRVFHEAVAAAYAGPGVAHLTLPMDVLSLKSDIPTSSIATLIPRGEILPNEAAIDDAIRRIDDAKSVVIMCGHGALGTADLLRALSDKLKAPLVHSVRGKEIMAFDDPRWMGGLGMIGTKPVYDAVHDCDLLVMVGTDYPYSNFLPTKGHVIQIDERAQALGRRTPTALGVISSARPALAILLGRVQAKNDGKFFEKTAHARQKWDQMLDKQADPARSKGKIHPQAVARVTSDLARSDAIFVLDTGLNTLWSANWIRQNGTQRITGSFNNAAVGTAVGQANGIQILDRSKQVIVLTGDGGFNMLMGEFMTAVQHKLPLKIIVYNNSALGLITLEAESVGLAPFREAIEFPNPDFAALARACGGQGFTARQPGELKKAIADALACDGPAIVDCVVAADEIPNLPHIDVNMIGNYALAKIKEAVMSVTG; encoded by the coding sequence ATGTCGAAGACCGTCGCCGATGATCTCGTCCATGTCCTCGAACAAATCGGCGTACAGCAGATTTTTGGCCTCGTCGCCGACTCGCTCAATCCCCTAGCGGACTCGGTGAGGCGCTCCAAGATCGAATGGGTGGGCGTGCGCCACGAGGAAGGCGCGGCCTTGGCCGCAGCGGGCCAAGCCAAGCTCACCGGCAAGCTCGGCGTTTGTGCGGGATCGACGGGACCGGGCAGCACGCATCTCGTTGCTGGCCTTTATGAAGCCGCACGCGATCATGCGCCGGTGTTGGCGCTGTCGGGTGACATGGCGCGGGCGATGAAAGGCACGGATTTCTTCCAGACCACCGAGCCGGACCTGCTGTTTCGCGATGTCTCGCTTTACACCCAGACGGTGACCACCGCCGCGCAGGCGCCGCGCGTGTTTCACGAAGCCGTCGCCGCCGCCTATGCCGGCCCCGGCGTCGCGCATCTGACGCTGCCGATGGATGTGCTGTCGCTGAAATCCGACATACCGACATCGAGCATCGCGACGCTCATCCCGCGTGGCGAGATCCTGCCCAATGAGGCCGCTATCGACGATGCCATACGCCGCATCGACGACGCCAAGAGCGTCGTCATCATGTGCGGCCACGGTGCGCTTGGCACCGCAGACCTGCTGCGCGCGCTGTCCGACAAGCTAAAGGCGCCGCTGGTGCATTCGGTGCGCGGCAAGGAGATCATGGCGTTCGACGACCCACGCTGGATGGGCGGCCTCGGCATGATCGGCACCAAGCCGGTCTATGATGCCGTACATGATTGTGACCTGCTGGTGATGGTCGGCACCGACTATCCTTATTCCAACTTCCTGCCCACCAAGGGCCACGTCATCCAGATCGACGAGCGTGCCCAGGCGCTGGGCCGGCGCACACCGACTGCCCTCGGCGTGATCAGCTCGGCCCGGCCCGCACTGGCGATCCTGCTCGGCCGCGTTCAGGCGAAAAACGATGGTAAGTTCTTTGAAAAGACCGCGCACGCACGCCAGAAGTGGGATCAAATGCTCGACAAGCAGGCCGATCCTGCCCGCAGCAAGGGCAAGATTCATCCGCAAGCCGTTGCGCGCGTCACCAGCGATCTCGCCCGTTCGGACGCGATCTTCGTGCTCGATACCGGCTTGAACACATTGTGGTCGGCAAACTGGATCCGCCAGAACGGCACCCAGCGCATCACCGGTTCATTCAACAATGCGGCGGTCGGGACGGCCGTTGGTCAGGCCAACGGCATCCAGATTCTCGATCGCTCCAAGCAGGTCATCGTGCTCACAGGCGACGGCGGCTTCAACATGCTGATGGGCGAATTCATGACGGCCGTACAGCACAAGTTGCCGCTCAAGATTATCGTCTACAACAACTCCGCCCTGGGCCTGATCACTCTGGAAGCCGAGAGCGTCGGCCTGGCCCCATTTCGCGAGGCTATCGAATTCCCGAACCCGGATTTCGCCGCCCTCGCGCGCGCCTGTGGCGGTCAGGGCTTTACAGCGAGGCAACCTGGCGAACTCAAGAAAGCCATCGCTGATGCGCTTGCCTGTGATGGCCCGGCGATCGTCGATTGCGTGGTAGCTGCCGACGAGATTCCGAACCTGCCGCATATCGATGTGAACATGATCGGCAATTACGCGCTGGCGAAGATCAAGGAAGCCGTGATGTCGGTCACCGGTTGA
- a CDS encoding cupin domain-containing protein, whose translation MSGHGHDHTHPHDHSHDHSHDHDPDRWKHDGVRVIPANQLDTNVPSTKGMDRAAAINFARVGAQKLWAGTVSIQPDAKTGAHHHGHLESVIYVVKGKARMRWGDRLQFTAEAGPGDFIFVPPYVPHQEINASRDEVLECVLCRSDGEAVAINIDIEPVEKPETVLWVDPTHPDGAVKK comes from the coding sequence ATGTCCGGTCACGGTCACGATCACACCCATCCGCACGATCACTCGCACGACCATTCCCATGATCACGATCCGGATCGCTGGAAGCATGACGGTGTCCGCGTCATTCCAGCCAATCAGCTCGACACCAACGTTCCTTCCACCAAGGGTATGGACCGCGCCGCAGCGATCAATTTCGCCCGAGTCGGAGCGCAGAAGCTGTGGGCCGGCACGGTCTCGATCCAGCCGGACGCCAAGACCGGCGCGCATCATCACGGCCATCTCGAAAGCGTCATCTATGTGGTGAAGGGCAAGGCGCGTATGCGCTGGGGCGATCGGTTGCAGTTCACCGCCGAAGCCGGTCCGGGCGATTTCATTTTCGTCCCGCCTTACGTGCCTCATCAGGAGATCAATGCCAGCCGTGATGAGGTGCTGGAATGCGTGCTTTGCCGCAGCGACGGCGAAGCGGTAGCGATCAATATCGACATCGAGCCGGTGGAAAAGCCGGAGACGGTGCTGTGGGTCGATCCCACCCATCCCGATGGTGCGGTGAAGAAGTAA
- a CDS encoding ABC transporter ATP-binding protein, with protein sequence MPPKQVQLSVANVSKTFAGKNGDVTVLDDLSFSINESDFVSIIGPSGCGKTTIFNIIAGLLEPDSGTITYRGQEIDSLRGRVGYMMQKDLLFPWRTVLGNVLLGLETRGVDPKEAEAKAREYLKQFGLTGFENAYPKTLSGGMRQRVALIRTLIMDPDILLLDEPFSALDYQTRLYLEGVLKDAVQTYKKTVILVTHDIDEAVALSKRVVVLSGRPARVKVVHEIDIDATSPVTARNDANFATYFKTLCAELDIQTEKTA encoded by the coding sequence ATGCCGCCGAAGCAAGTGCAATTGAGCGTCGCCAATGTCAGCAAAACATTCGCTGGCAAGAATGGTGACGTCACCGTGCTGGACGATCTGTCGTTCAGTATCAATGAAAGCGATTTCGTCAGCATCATCGGGCCTTCCGGCTGCGGCAAGACGACGATCTTCAACATCATTGCCGGCCTGCTCGAGCCCGATAGCGGCACCATCACTTATCGCGGCCAGGAGATCGACAGCCTGCGCGGCCGCGTCGGCTACATGATGCAGAAGGATCTGCTGTTTCCCTGGCGCACCGTGCTGGGCAATGTCCTCCTTGGCCTGGAAACCCGCGGCGTCGATCCGAAAGAAGCCGAAGCCAAGGCGCGCGAATATCTCAAGCAGTTCGGCCTTACCGGCTTCGAGAACGCCTATCCGAAGACGCTATCCGGCGGCATGCGACAGCGCGTGGCGCTGATCCGCACGCTGATCATGGACCCGGATATCCTCCTGTTGGACGAGCCGTTCTCCGCGCTGGACTACCAGACGCGGTTGTATCTGGAAGGCGTGCTCAAGGATGCCGTGCAGACCTACAAGAAGACGGTGATCCTCGTCACCCACGACATCGATGAAGCAGTGGCGCTGTCGAAGCGCGTGGTCGTGCTGTCCGGTCGTCCCGCGCGGGTGAAGGTCGTACATGAGATCGATATCGACGCGACCTCGCCCGTGACCGCGCGCAACGACGCAAATTTCGCGACCTATTTCAAAACGCTTTGTGCCGAACTCGACATCCAGACCGAGAAAACCGCATGA
- a CDS encoding flavin-containing monooxygenase — translation MNVQGNIAANPSAAQEAEHFDVIVVGAGISGIGAAYHLTKQSPDKRFAILEMKDGFGGTWHTHRYPGIRSDSDLHTFGYRFKPWTSAPIATAAEILRYMGEVISENGIDRHIRYGHKILSANWSNDDKLWTLTATRLDTGEMLSFTTRFLWMCQGYYNHAKGFTPDWPGLDRFKGTVVHPQTWPDDLDLSGKRVVVIGSGATAATVVPAIADRCAGVTMLQRSPTFFITGRNANALAETLRELDIDETWIHEIVRRKILFDQGVFTKRAQNEPDVVRDELLKGVRAYLGDDYDIATHFTPRYRPWRQRIAFIPDGDLFQSVRTGKATVVTDEIENFDETGITLKSGNRLDADVVVTATGFDLNVLGDIAFSIDDQPLNFAETVTYRGMMFTGVPNMVWIFGYFRASWTLRVDLVADFVCRLLRHMDEKGATTVTPGLRPEDTDMPLLPWIDEQDFNPGYIMRGLHLLPKRGDKPEWQHDQNYWNDRDVFPTIDLDDTVFKYS, via the coding sequence ATGAACGTTCAGGGAAACATCGCCGCGAATCCGTCCGCGGCCCAGGAAGCCGAACACTTCGATGTCATCGTGGTCGGCGCCGGCATTTCCGGCATCGGCGCTGCCTATCATCTCACCAAGCAGAGCCCGGACAAGCGCTTCGCTATCCTTGAGATGAAAGACGGTTTCGGCGGCACCTGGCATACCCATCGTTATCCCGGCATCCGCTCGGACAGCGATCTCCACACCTTCGGCTATCGCTTCAAGCCGTGGACGTCGGCGCCGATCGCCACGGCTGCGGAAATCCTCCGCTACATGGGCGAGGTGATCTCCGAGAACGGCATCGACCGGCACATTCGCTACGGCCACAAGATCCTCAGCGCCAACTGGTCGAATGACGACAAGCTCTGGACGTTGACGGCGACTCGCCTCGATACCGGCGAGATGCTGTCCTTCACCACGCGCTTTCTATGGATGTGCCAGGGCTATTACAATCATGCCAAGGGCTTTACGCCGGACTGGCCGGGCCTGGATCGCTTCAAGGGCACGGTGGTGCATCCGCAGACCTGGCCCGACGATCTCGACCTGTCCGGCAAGCGCGTCGTGGTGATCGGCTCCGGCGCGACGGCGGCGACGGTGGTGCCGGCGATCGCCGATAGATGCGCCGGGGTCACCATGCTGCAGCGCTCGCCAACCTTCTTCATCACCGGCCGCAACGCCAATGCGCTGGCCGAGACCCTGCGCGAACTCGATATCGACGAAACGTGGATCCATGAAATCGTCCGCCGCAAAATCCTGTTCGATCAAGGCGTCTTCACCAAGCGCGCGCAAAACGAACCAGACGTGGTGCGCGATGAGCTTCTGAAAGGCGTGCGCGCCTATCTCGGTGACGACTACGACATCGCCACCCATTTTACGCCACGCTACCGACCGTGGCGCCAGCGCATCGCCTTCATTCCGGACGGCGACCTGTTCCAGAGCGTTCGTACCGGCAAAGCGACCGTCGTCACCGACGAAATCGAGAATTTCGACGAAACCGGAATCACATTGAAATCCGGCAACCGGCTCGACGCCGACGTCGTCGTCACCGCGACCGGATTCGATCTCAATGTGCTCGGCGATATCGCATTCTCCATCGACGACCAGCCGCTCAATTTCGCGGAGACCGTGACCTATCGCGGCATGATGTTCACCGGCGTGCCGAACATGGTGTGGATCTTCGGATACTTCCGGGCCAGTTGGACGTTGCGTGTCGATCTGGTGGCGGATTTCGTATGCCGCCTGCTACGGCATATGGACGAGAAAGGCGCGACCACCGTCACACCCGGGCTGCGGCCCGAGGACACCGACATGCCGCTGCTGCCGTGGATCGACGAACAGGATTTCAACCCTGGTTATATCATGCGAGGGCTGCATCTCTTGCCAAAGCGCGGCGACAAGCCGGAGTGGCAGCACGACCAGAACTACTGGAACGATCGCGACGTGTTCCCGACCATCGATCTCGACGATACGGTGTTCAAATATAGCTAG
- a CDS encoding CsbD family protein translates to MGATTDKIKGHANEAIGKAKQGIGEVTGSERLQGEGLIQEGKGHAQKAMGDAKQMAKDAVDKASDFANRKR, encoded by the coding sequence ATGGGCGCCACCACGGACAAAATCAAGGGCCATGCAAACGAAGCGATCGGCAAAGCGAAGCAGGGCATTGGTGAGGTCACCGGGTCCGAGCGCCTGCAGGGCGAAGGCCTGATCCAGGAGGGTAAAGGCCATGCCCAGAAGGCGATGGGGGATGCCAAGCAAATGGCGAAGGACGCCGTCGACAAGGCCTCGGATTTCGCCAACCGCAAGCGATGA
- a CDS encoding SlyX family protein, with product MNEIDSLRERIDSMETRIAYQDDTIETLNVTITAQWKQIDMLTRQVTALSERLAEAETAVGTPTNERPPHY from the coding sequence ATGAATGAGATCGACAGCCTGCGTGAGCGCATCGACTCGATGGAAACACGAATCGCCTATCAGGACGACACCATCGAAACGCTGAATGTGACCATCACCGCACAATGGAAGCAGATCGATATGCTGACACGGCAGGTGACGGCACTTAGCGAACGGCTGGCCGAAGCTGAAACGGCAGTGGGCACTCCCACCAACGAGCGCCCACCGCATTATTGA
- a CDS encoding amidase, with translation MTNSTKTEAGVLDLLRRFKSNPTAADHYASERLAQAKAIEPVLKAFEVLPSDTSRKPGPLSGIPVAIKDIIATADMPTTNGSPIYRDHVPAADSWVVERLRNLGATIFGKTVSTEFAWRHPGPTTNPWNSKHTPGGSSSGSAAAVAAGLVPLALGTQTLGSIIRPAAFNGVVGFKPSYGAIPRIGVHPLSPSLDHVGFFARKVDDVALALSLLAGTSASDLHGQPVPAFEVSVTQGLPPLPAPRLAVVHFAKFAKAESEQQQLFGASITRLRSAGADVDDLELSELDHLNWDAINTVLASEAAVIFGDLVARHPEKSSEHLKLLVKTGSDISATDYLKAKKQQQALRDAFTARMAPYDAVLTLPATGEAPEGLDFTGDAAFCAPWTLMGVPAVALPASFGRNGLPLGLQVVGPYRQDIHTLRVAKWIETTLAFQIGLPKIAA, from the coding sequence GTGACCAACTCGACCAAGACCGAAGCCGGCGTCCTCGACCTGCTGCGCCGGTTCAAATCCAACCCAACCGCTGCCGATCATTATGCGTCCGAGCGGCTTGCGCAGGCCAAAGCGATCGAGCCTGTCCTCAAGGCCTTTGAAGTGCTGCCGTCCGACACCTCCCGCAAGCCGGGGCCACTGTCGGGCATCCCGGTCGCCATCAAGGACATCATCGCGACGGCTGACATGCCGACCACCAATGGCTCGCCGATCTATCGCGACCATGTGCCGGCCGCTGATTCCTGGGTGGTCGAGCGGCTGCGTAATCTCGGCGCCACCATTTTCGGCAAGACCGTCTCCACCGAATTCGCCTGGCGCCATCCCGGCCCGACCACCAATCCGTGGAACAGCAAACACACGCCGGGCGGATCGTCATCGGGCTCCGCTGCCGCCGTTGCCGCCGGCCTCGTCCCGCTCGCACTCGGCACGCAAACGCTGGGTTCCATCATTCGCCCCGCCGCCTTCAATGGCGTCGTCGGCTTCAAGCCCAGCTACGGCGCCATTCCGCGCATCGGCGTCCATCCGCTCAGCCCGTCGCTGGACCATGTCGGCTTCTTTGCGCGGAAGGTCGACGACGTCGCTCTTGCGCTATCCCTGCTGGCCGGCACGAGCGCGAGCGATCTGCATGGGCAACCGGTGCCGGCCTTCGAAGTATCGGTGACACAGGGCCTCCCACCGCTGCCGGCGCCGCGCCTTGCCGTGGTGCATTTCGCTAAATTCGCCAAGGCCGAGAGCGAGCAACAGCAACTGTTCGGCGCATCGATTACGCGCCTGCGATCAGCCGGCGCTGACGTCGACGACCTCGAGCTCAGCGAGCTCGACCATCTCAATTGGGACGCCATCAACACCGTCCTCGCCAGCGAAGCGGCGGTCATCTTCGGCGATCTCGTCGCGCGCCATCCCGAGAAGTCGAGCGAGCATCTCAAGCTGCTGGTGAAGACCGGCAGTGACATCAGTGCAACCGATTATCTCAAGGCAAAGAAACAGCAGCAGGCATTGCGTGACGCGTTCACCGCACGGATGGCGCCCTATGACGCCGTGCTGACCTTACCCGCCACTGGCGAAGCGCCCGAGGGGCTCGACTTCACCGGCGACGCGGCCTTCTGCGCACCCTGGACGCTGATGGGCGTGCCCGCCGTCGCATTGCCGGCGAGCTTCGGCCGCAACGGCCTGCCGCTCGGCCTGCAGGTAGTCGGGCCGTATCGGCAGGATATCCATACGCTCCGCGTGGCGAAATGGATCGAAACCACGCTGGCGTTCCAGATCGGCCTGCCGAAGATCGCGGCCTGA
- a CDS encoding ABC transporter permease: MTMTIQTSALVRSKRKVVRERKRATFDTTLGRAFLQVAAVAIFFAIWEAGVHAGYISAFLMGSPSGIFASFYHKILSGELLLDSWFTLFEAILGFIIGTIFGSLFGLALWYSVFVAKLVEPFIVAINSVPKIALAPIVVLWFGTGLISKVALAVSLTALVALIAAYQAAKDADVDLQSLMISMGADKHQVFFKAVVPSTLPAIIATFRINIGFGLVGAVVGEFISSQRGLGHMIFTASSLYDLNSVWVGLFTLMIMGFALYYVIDVIERTSLPWKQATTSHQVQV, encoded by the coding sequence ATGACGATGACGATCCAGACCAGTGCGCTTGTTCGCAGCAAGCGTAAAGTCGTGCGCGAGCGTAAACGTGCGACCTTCGACACAACGCTGGGTCGCGCTTTTCTGCAGGTCGCCGCTGTCGCGATTTTCTTTGCGATCTGGGAAGCCGGTGTCCATGCCGGATATATTTCGGCCTTCCTGATGGGATCGCCCAGCGGCATCTTTGCCAGCTTCTATCACAAGATCCTTAGCGGCGAACTGCTGCTGGATTCCTGGTTCACGTTGTTCGAAGCCATTCTGGGGTTCATCATTGGCACGATCTTCGGATCGCTTTTCGGCCTCGCCCTCTGGTATTCCGTCTTCGTCGCCAAACTCGTCGAGCCCTTCATCGTCGCCATCAATTCGGTCCCGAAGATCGCGCTGGCGCCGATCGTAGTGCTATGGTTCGGCACCGGGCTGATCTCCAAGGTGGCGCTCGCCGTCTCGCTCACCGCGCTCGTCGCCCTCATCGCCGCCTATCAGGCTGCGAAGGACGCCGACGTCGATCTGCAGTCGCTCATGATCTCCATGGGCGCAGACAAGCATCAGGTGTTCTTCAAGGCCGTGGTGCCATCGACGCTTCCTGCGATCATCGCCACCTTCCGCATCAATATCGGCTTCGGCCTGGTCGGCGCGGTGGTCGGCGAATTCATCTCCTCGCAACGCGGCCTCGGCCACATGATTTTCACGGCCTCCAGCCTTTACGACCTCAATTCGGTCTGGGTCGGCCTGTTCACGCTGATGATCATGGGCTTCGCGCTCTATTACGTCATCGACGTGATCGAGCGCACCTCGCTGCCCTGGAAGCAGGCAACCACGTCGCATCAGGTCCAGGTCTGA